The DNA segment GCAGCAAGGGCCACGAGTACTTCCTCAAGCACATGCTGGGCAGCCCTATGGCGCAGGCGATGAGCGAGGAGGTGGACAGGAGCCTGATCAAGGAGGTTGTATGGAGAGCCGCCCCTGAGGGGAAGCTGGACCTTCTAGTCGCCATAGACTTCAGGATGGCCACGACGCCGATATACGCGGACATAGTCCTACCAGCCGCCACATGGTATGAGAAGTACGACCTAAGCATGACGGACCTCCACTCGTTCCTACACCCGTTCACACCGGCGGTTGACCCACTCTGGGAGAGCAAGACAGACTGGGACATTTTCAAGGAGCTGGCCAAGAAGTTCAGCGAGATAGCCGCCAGCCACTTCACCGAGGAGGTTGAGGACATTGTGGCAAGGCCCCTGTGGCATGACACGCCCATGGAGATAGCCCAGCCATACGGGGTTGAGAAGGACTGGAAGTATGGGGAGACGGAGCCGGTGCCGGGCAGGACAATGTGGGACCTCAAGGTCGTCAAGAGAGACTACAAGAACGTATACAAGATGTTTATAAGCTTAGGCCCGAAGGCGAGGAAGGCGGGAGTCAAGGGTGTAGCCTACGACACCAGCGACATCTACGAGGTTCTGAAACAGGACCTGGGAGTGGTGTATTGGGAGCAGTGCCCCGACGGGTGTCCAAGTGTTGAGAGCGATAAGAATGCTGCCGAGGCTATACTAGCCTTGAGCCCAGAGGCCAACGGCCTGCTGGGCGAGAGGAGCTTCGCCAGCCTCGAGTCAAAGACGGGTGTCCCCCTCAGGGATCTGGCCAAGAGTAGGGAGTGGTACAGGTTCGACGACCTGGTGGGCCAGCCAAGAAGATCCCACACCAGCCCGATGTGGAGCGGTATAGAGGACTTCAACAGGGCCTACGCGCCCTTCACCATCAACAGAGAGAAGCTGGTGCCTTGGAGAACACTCTCCGGCAGGCAGCACTTCTACATAGACCATGACTGGTTCCTAGCACTAGGAGAGATGCTGCCGACCTACAAGCCGCCGCTGGACCCTGTCATGCTGGGCTACCTTAGGAACGCCGCGGCCAAGCTAGGGATAACCCAGATGAACGGCTACAGGGTCGAGGAGGGCGGTAGGAGGTACCTTCTGCTCAGGTATCTAACGCCCCACGGTAAGTGGAACATACACAGCGAGTTCTGGGACAACTTGAGGATGCTGACCCTCTTCAGAGGCGGCCAGGTTGTGTGGCTGAACGACGAGGACGCCAGGTGGGCGGGGATAGAGGACAACGACTGGGTTGAGATAGTGAACGACAATGGAGTGATAGTATCAAGGGTGGCCACGAGTCCGAGGATACCTAAGGGCGTCGCAATAATGTACCACGCCCAGGAGAGACACATCTATGTTAGGCCGAGCAAGCTGACGGGCAAGAAGGGTGGTATACACAACAGCGTAACCAGGGCCGACCTAAAAGTTAACCTGATGGTGGGAGGCTACGCTCAGCTCAGCTACTTCTTCAACTACTACGGCCCCACCGGGGTTAACAGGGACACCATGGTGATAGTGTACCTGCACGACAAGCTAGGCTCCAAGGCACCCCAGCCTGGAGCCTAGTTTTTACGGGGTGGTGCTTAGTAGGGGGTGTGGATGAAGATGGTCAGGGCTCAGCTCTCCATGGTAATGGTGCTGGATAAGTGTATAGGCTGCCATACATGCAGCCTAACCTGCAAGAACGTTTGGACCAACAGGGAGGGCCTGGAGTACGCCTGGTGGAACAACGTGGAGACCAGACCTGGCGTAGGCTACCCGAAGACCTGGGAGAACCAGGAGAAGTATGGCGGCGGCTGGGTACTGAAGAACGGGAAGCTCAGGCTGAGGCTTGAGACAGGAAGGTTCAAGACTCCCGGCAAGGACGACTATTACGAGCCCTTCACGTACAACTACGAGAACCTGTTCTCCGAGGAGCTCTCGGATCAGCAGCCCCACGCCGACCCGATAAGCATGTACAGCGGCGAAAAGATCGATGTGCAGTGGGGCCCCAACTTCGACGACGACCTCGCAGGAGGCGACATCACGATACCGGCCGACCCCAACTGGGCGGGGATAGACAAGGCCATATACAAGGAGTTCAAGAACGTCTTCATGTTCTACCTCCCCAGGATATGCAACCACTGCCTCAACCCGAGCTGCCTCGCGGCCTGCCCAAGGAAGAGCGTGTACAAGAGGCCGGAGGACGGTATAGTTCTGATAGACCAGACCCGATGTAGAGGCTACAGGCAGTGCGTCCAAGCCTGCCCCTACAAGAAGGTCTACTACAACTGGAAGACCGGTAAGAGTGAGAAGTGCATATTCTGCTTCCCAAGGATTGAAACGGGCCAACCGCCTGTCTGCGCCCTAACATGCGTCGGTAAAATAAGGTACGTGGGGGTGGTGCTCTACGACGAGGAGAGGGTTCTGGAGGCGGCGAAAGCCCCTGAGGACCAGCTAGTCGCGCTCCAGAGAGACATAATACTAGACCCCTTCGACCCCCAGGTTGTGAAGGCGGCAAGGGAGGCCGGCGTGCCCGACAACTTCATAGAGGCCGCGAGGAAGAGCCCAGTGTATTATATGTTCAAGAAGTGGGAGATAGCCCTGCCGCTGCACCCGGAGTTCCGAACCTTACCCATGGTGTTCTACGTCCCCCCGCTAAACCCTGTTGTAACCGTGCTAGACAGGAACGGCAAGTACAGTGCAGACTACGACAGTATACTACCAACGATAGACAAGCTGAGGATACCAATAAGATACCTGGCCAACATGTTCGCCGCCGGCAACGAGGAGGAGGTCAGGAAAGCCCTCAAGAGGCTTCTAGCGATAAGAGAGTTCTTCAGGCAGATAGAGGTTGAGGGTAAGAGCAGGAGCGAGGCGGCCTGGGTGCTCGAGGAGAGCGGCCTCACAGTGGAGGACGCGGACATGATGTTCAGGTGGCTGGCTGTCAGCAGGGACAGGTTCGTTATACCAACAGCCAAGAAGGAGCTCCGCATCAGGCTCCCCAGCAGGGGCGGTAGGTAGGCAGAGGGGGGTGGGGTGCTTTGGTTGCTATGGCTCGCCGCAGTCTAGCCCTGCTCGCCCTTATGGCCCTAGCGGCCCTCATAGCAGGTGTGGCGGGGTTCGCCGTAGTCACAGCCCAGGCTCCAGCTATAAACGCAGTGTATGTCGAGGGGGCTATACCCCTCGACCCCGAGGACGGGTTCTGGCAGCAGATTGAGAAGGCGGAGGTGTCACTCGTCTCCCAGAACATAGTCTATCCCATGACAGGCTACGAAGACGTTAGAACACTCCGCGTCGCAGCGGCTGTAAGCAGCGAGGGCCTACTGGCGATATACCTGGAGTGGGACGACCCCACTATGGACGTGCCCCAGCCAGGCGGTATCGACCAGTATCCGGACAAGGTTGCCGTTCAGTTCCCACTCACGACAGACTCCCTACCCTACATCTGCATGGGCACCACCGAGCAGCCGGTGAGCATAGTGCTTTGGAGCAGCGCTGGCAAGACGGAGACGCTGATAGCTGGGAGCGCCTACGGCATGGACCCCGAGCATAGGGAGGCTCTCGGGCTCCACAGCGTCCCCACAAGCCCCATAGAGCTAGCGCCCCCCGAGGCCCAGGTCTGGGGATCGAGCGCCGTATATAAAGATGGTAAGTGGATGGTTTTGCTCTACAGGCCCACAGGCTCGATACACGAGCTCGTGCCCACGCTAGTTCCTGGGAGCGAGACATCAGTCGCCTTCGCTGTATGGCAGGGTGGCAAGGCCGAGGTTGGCGGTAAGAAGAGCACCAGCGCCTGGTTCGTTATGAAGCTTGGCATGCCTAAGGCGGCTCCCGGCGAGACTGAGACGGTTACGGAGACTCAGCCGGCGGAGACGGTGTACGAGACGGTCACCGAAACCGTGGCTAGGGGTGGCCTTGGCCTGGCTCTCGCCGGCTTCATAGCCGGGTTGATAGTATATACTGTGGGTGTAGCGGCGTACGTCTACCTAGTCAGGCCGAAGAGGTAAACTCGGGTTACTTCCCAAACGTTTTTTGGGTGTATGCATTGCCTATACTCCTCCTCGCATGTATAGCCGTTGGGTTTTCCCGTGTTGAGCCTTAGCCCGTTGTAACATGGAGGCGGATATTTACGGGGGCTTGCTTAATTGAGGGTGGTTTGGTTGGAGAGTCTGGTGGGCTCTTCGAGGTGGCTTGACGCACTCCGGGTATTGAGTCTGGAGTGGCTTCGCATCGCGGTCCCGGTGTTGCTGGGTGTTTACCTGGCTGAGCTCATCTTCAATAGGGTTCTGTTCAGGGTAATCATTTTCATTCCATATGGTGAGGCTCAAGACGTTGTCGGCAGCCTGATAACAGCTTCTGGGGTCACGGCTGTTAACCTCAGTGTCCTAGCCTCCCTTGCCACTCTTCTATCACTCCCGCTGTATATGGATAGGTTTAGGTACGTCCCTCTTGTTATCGCCGCCTTCTACTTCTTCGACTACCTGGGGATTGCCAGGCTCTACTGGACTCTCCCCCTCCTGTCTGCATACATTTTGGCTGTTGATCCTAGGCGGGTGGCGGAGGCCCTCTTCCTAGGGGGCCTCGCCCTGAACTCCATGATAGTCAGCCCGGAGCTAGACACCGCTCTCAATATAGCATGGCTGGTACTCCCCCTCACATACTTAGCCGCCGTGAGAAGGCTACACACCCCCAAGGGTAAGACGCTCATCCTAGTTTCGGCGGCCACCCTCCTAAGCCTCCTCCTCGCAGCTGGCAACACTTATATAACCGGGCAGATACTGGTGTTTGCTATGAAGCTACTGTCACCGTGGCTCCTCCCACCAGCCATAATACTCTACAGCCTCACGGGGAGCCCAGGGCTTCTGGGAGTGTTGATGACGGGCCCGGGCGTGCAGATATCCAGCCAGGTTCTTGTAGTATCTAGCCTATACCTGCTGGAGCTTAACAAGAGGAGGTGGGAGGCAGTATGAGACTGACGTTGAAGACTCTAAGCATAATATTCAGCTATCCCGGCGAGGACCTAGAGGAGCTGGCTAGGAACAGGGAGGTGGTTGGGACTCTACTCGCCGGGGAGGATGAGGAGGCTGCGAGCCTAATAATCAAGTTCCTGGAGAAGCTAAACCTCGGGAGGGCTGACGAGGAGTATGTGGCCGTGTTCGAGATGCCCCCGAAGTGCAGTCTCTACGCCCACACCTACCTGCTGAAGGGCAAGGAGGATATGGTGGGGCAGCTCCTGCTCGAGGTTAAGAGCCACTATAAGGCTAAGCAGCTCGACGTGCCCGTGGAGAGGGAGATCCCCACTTACCTTCCCGCTATGCTTGAGTATCTAGCTCTGGTTTACGATGATGATGCTAAGGCTGCCCGCCGCTTCGCGAAGAAATATATACAGCCGTGGGTTGGAGAGCTAGCGGCATGCCTCGAGAGGAACGGGAGCCTGTGGAGCCTTCCGGCCAGGGCTTTAAAAAGGGTTGTGGATGAAATTGTGGGGGGGCGGGGCCTCTAGACCCACCTCTTCTTCCGCCTATACCACTTTACCTGGGCGTAGCTTGTCCTCTTGCCCATACCGAGGTAGAACTCAGCCACATCCTTGTCCAGCCTAAGCTCCTCCGCAGACCCCTCTAGGACTATCCTCCCGTTCTCAATAACGTAACCGTAGTCGGAGATCTCCAGCGCTTTCTTCGCGTTCTGCTCCGCCAGAAGTATTGTGAGGCCCTCCTCCCGGTGGAGCATCTTTATTGTGGCGTATATCTGGGACGTTATCTTGGGCGCTAGTCCGAGGCTCGGCTCGTCAAGCATCAGGAGCTTAGGCCTGTAGAGGAG comes from the Aeropyrum camini SY1 = JCM 12091 genome and includes:
- the narH gene encoding nitrate reductase subunit beta, giving the protein MVRAQLSMVMVLDKCIGCHTCSLTCKNVWTNREGLEYAWWNNVETRPGVGYPKTWENQEKYGGGWVLKNGKLRLRLETGRFKTPGKDDYYEPFTYNYENLFSEELSDQQPHADPISMYSGEKIDVQWGPNFDDDLAGGDITIPADPNWAGIDKAIYKEFKNVFMFYLPRICNHCLNPSCLAACPRKSVYKRPEDGIVLIDQTRCRGYRQCVQACPYKKVYYNWKTGKSEKCIFCFPRIETGQPPVCALTCVGKIRYVGVVLYDEERVLEAAKAPEDQLVALQRDIILDPFDPQVVKAAREAGVPDNFIEAARKSPVYYMFKKWEIALPLHPEFRTLPMVFYVPPLNPVVTVLDRNGKYSADYDSILPTIDKLRIPIRYLANMFAAGNEEEVRKALKRLLAIREFFRQIEVEGKSRSEAAWVLEESGLTVEDADMMFRWLAVSRDRFVIPTAKKELRIRLPSRGGR
- a CDS encoding ethylbenzene dehydrogenase-related protein, whose translation is MARRSLALLALMALAALIAGVAGFAVVTAQAPAINAVYVEGAIPLDPEDGFWQQIEKAEVSLVSQNIVYPMTGYEDVRTLRVAAAVSSEGLLAIYLEWDDPTMDVPQPGGIDQYPDKVAVQFPLTTDSLPYICMGTTEQPVSIVLWSSAGKTETLIAGSAYGMDPEHREALGLHSVPTSPIELAPPEAQVWGSSAVYKDGKWMVLLYRPTGSIHELVPTLVPGSETSVAFAVWQGGKAEVGGKKSTSAWFVMKLGMPKAAPGETETVTETQPAETVYETVTETVARGGLGLALAGFIAGLIVYTVGVAAYVYLVRPKR
- the narJ gene encoding nitrate reductase molybdenum cofactor assembly chaperone; translation: MGGSMRLTLKTLSIIFSYPGEDLEELARNREVVGTLLAGEDEEAASLIIKFLEKLNLGRADEEYVAVFEMPPKCSLYAHTYLLKGKEDMVGQLLLEVKSHYKAKQLDVPVEREIPTYLPAMLEYLALVYDDDAKAARRFAKKYIQPWVGELAACLERNGSLWSLPARALKRVVDEIVGGRGL